The following are from one region of the Littorina saxatilis isolate snail1 linkage group LG4, US_GU_Lsax_2.0, whole genome shotgun sequence genome:
- the LOC138964173 gene encoding phospholipid scramblase 2-like, which yields MAVTSQPRSLHPALQYLGAIDQVIVKQEVALLEVILPYEVGNKYSIFNTMNQRIFYAAEDSNWCCKQCCGPHRPFAMKITDNMGQPVLHIERPCNMGAFFPNWPCCSDSVIVNAESGDHFGTIERKCNPFFPGYRVLDHNQAQVMSLDGPCCCLLMLAAMCCQDQAFTVVNSDGQEIGQVKKQFSGLLKEMFTDADVFSASFPIDLDIRMKAVLLSSVFLIDFNFYEDPREDKGVVTQTAVNM from the exons ATGGCAGTGACAAGCCAGCCAAGATCGCTTCATCCAg CGCTGCAGTACCTGGGTGCCATAGACCAGGTGATTGTGAAGCAGGAAGTTGCTCTTCTGGAGGTCATTTTGCCCTATGAGGTGGGCAACAAGTACAGCATCTTCAACACCATGAACCAGAGAATATTCTACGCTGCCGAGGACTCGAACTGGTGCTGCAAGCAGTGTTGTGGGCCACACCGGCCCTTCGCTATGAAAATCAC CGACAACATGGGACAGCCAGTATTGCACATAGAGAGACCATGCAACATGGGGGCTTTCTTTCCTAACTGGCCCTGCTGCAGTGATTCGGTGATTGTAAATGCCGAGTCTGGGGACCATTTTG GCACCATCGAGCGCAAGTGCAACCCGTTCTTCCCTGGCTACCGAGTGTTGGATCACAATCAAGCACAGGTGATGTCCTTGGACGGTCCTTGCTGCTGCCTCCTTATGCTTGCTGCGATGTGTTGTCAGGATCAGGCTTTCACCGTCGTCAACAGTGAT GGACAAGAGATTGGCCAGGTGAAGAAGCAATTCTCTGGACTCCTAAAGGAGATGTTCACGGATGCAGACGTCTTCTCCGCCTCTTTTCCAATCGATCTCGACATCAGG ATGAAGGCCGTTCTCCTCAGCTCCGTTTTCCTCATTGATTTCAACTTCTACGAGGACCCGCGCGAAGACAAAGGTGTTGTTACGCAGACTGCGGTGAATATGTAA